The DNA segment AGTGAGGGCGCTGCCGTCGGCCAGGTTCATGCCGATCCAGTCCCAGCCTTCGGCCTCGGGGTGCATCAGCGCCGTGCTGCACTCGTGGTCCAGCCAGGCACGGTTGTGCAGTGCCGTGGTGGCGTTGGCGGGCACGGGGTCGATGGCCAGCTTCTGGCCGCGCACGGTGATGTGGCCGCTCACGGCCAGTTGGGGCTGGCTGTAGTAGTAGCTGGCCTGCTCCGGCAGCGGGCCTTTGCGGGATAGGCCGCCCCGGCCCTGCAGCAGCACCGGCTGGGTGGTGGCCAGCTCCAGCTCCAGCGCAAAGTCGGCGGCCTGCAGCTTGGCGCTGTAGCGGCTGGCCTGTGCGGCGCTCTGGCCGGGGACAGGCTGGCGGGCCAGGCGCCAGTCCTGGATGTGCACGGACGTGTCGTCCAGCGCCGCCTCGGCCAGGCCAAAGCCGGCGCGCGCCATGCGCTGGTCGTGCAGCAGCACCTGGCCCTGCACATCACACAGCGCCACATGGGCGAACAGCAACTGCTGGGCGGCAAAGGCGGAACGCAGGCCCTGTGCCGCGTCCACCCGACTGCGGAAGAACGTCAGCTGAAAACCCCAGGGCCGCCCGCCGGCCTGCACATGGCCGGTGATGTACCACCATTCGGTGCCCAGATCGGGGTGGCTGCCAAAGTCGCGCGGAAAAGCCAGTGTCCTGGGTGGCAGGGCCCAGGCGCTGGACAGGGGCAGCAGCGTGCCGGTGCCTCCCAGCAACCCCAGTGCACCCAAGGTGCGCAGTGCATGGCGGCGGGGCAGGGACGGCGCGGTCGGCGCAAGAGGGGGCCGCACGCTCATACCCAGCGCTGCACCTGGCCCTGGCGGTCCAGCAACTGCTGCAGCCGGGCCAGTGCCGGGGCCACATCGCCCAGTTGCTGTTGCACCCACTGCGCATCGTGGTAGGTACACAGATAGCGTTCGCCGGCATCGCACAGCAGCGACAGGATGGAGCCCTGTTCACCGCGGTCGCGCATGTCGCAGGCCAGGCGCAGCATGGCCACCAGATTGGTGCCGGTGGACGGGCCCACGCGCCGCCCCAGCAACTGGCCCAGCAACTGCATGGCGGCGATGGATGCCAGGTTGTCCACTTCTTCCATGCGGTCCACCAGCGAGGGAATGAAGCTGGGCTCCACACGCGGGCGGCCGATGCCTTCGATGCGCGATCCGCAGGCGGTGAGCGTGGCATCCCCGGTGCGGTGGTAGGCGGAAAACACGCTGCCTTCGGGGTCGGCCACACAGACCTGCGTGGAAAGGCTTTGGTAGCGCACCCAGCGGCCGATGGTGGCGCTGGTGCCGCCGGTGCCTGCGCCCACCACAATCCAGCGCGGCACCGGGTGGCGTTCGCGTTGCATCTGGCTGAACATGCTTTGCGCGATATTGTTGTTGCCGCGCCAGTCGGTGGCCCGCTCGGCATAGGTGAACTGGTCCATGTAGTGGCCGCCGGTGTCGTGCGCGATGGTGCGGGCTGCGTCATAGACCTCGGCCGCGCTGTCCACGAAATGGCAGCGCCCGCCGTGGAATTCGATCTGCGCCACCTTCTCGGCCGAGGTGCTGCGCGGCATGACCGCCACAAACGGCAGATCCAGCAGCCGGGCAAAGTAGGCCTCGCTGACGGCAGTGGAGCCGCTGGAGGCTTCCACAATCGTCGCGCCCTCGCGTATCCAGCCATTGCACAGCGCATACAGAAACAGCGAGCGCGCCAGCCGGTGTTTGAGGCTGCCGGTGGGATGGGTGGATTCGTCCTTCAGATACAGGTCGATGCCGCAGCGGGCAAAGCCGGGCAGGTTCAGCGGGATCAGGTGGGTGTCGGCACTGCGCTGGTAGTCGGCTTCGATGCGGGCGATGGCGTCGTGGAGCCAGCTGGTCGGGATGGGGAGAGCGGCTTGCATGGTGCCCATTGTGCAATGGGCGGGAGACCGATCCGGGCCAGACCGTTGGTGCAGTGCGGTAGTGCGGCATGCCGTGGCGCTATTGCGGACGTACTACCATGGTGTGCGGCCGCACAGACCGGCGGCATGCTCTCCGATACCGAAGAAAGGATATGGACATGGCTTTCACCCTGCATGTGGGCAACCCGCCGCTGGACCCCCGGCTGGCACAGGTGCTGGAGTACTGGCTGGGCGCCGAGCAGCCCACCGACGCCACGGCACTGGCGCGCAAGCAGCTGTGGTTCAGCAAGGATGAAGCCGTGGACGAGGAAATCCGCCACCGCTTTGGCGCCGTGATGCAGGAAGCCCTGAGCGGCCGCCTGAACGGCGATGCCGCCACCCCGCTGGGGCGGCTGGCGGTGATCATTGTGCTGGACCAGTTCATGCGCAACGCCCACCGTGGCACGCCCAAGAGCTTTGCCGGCGATCCGCTGGCCTTGCAGCTGGCGCTGGAGGGCATTGCCCAGGGCCATGACACCGACGACCGCATTCCACCGGTGGCGCGCATCTTTTTCTACCTGCCGCTGGAGCATGCCGAGGATCTGGCCATGCAGCAGCACAGCGTGGTGGCCTTTGAGCAGCTGGCGCAGGAGGCGGGGCCCGCCACGCGCGATTTCTTTGCCGTCACCGCCGATTACGCCCACCGCCACCGCGACGTCATTGAACGCTTTGGCCGTTTCCCCCACCGCAATCCCATTCTGGGACGGGCGAGCACGGCCGAGGAAAAGGTCTACCTGGCCCAGCCCGGCGCGGGCTTCTAAGCACGGCCCGGCATCGCCCGTTCTCACAAGCCCTCGCAAGGACGTGGTACCGCAGTCGGGTGCATGCCCGCGCTGCGCTGCCTGGCGCGTGGTGCCACGCCTGCGGCATCTGGCTGGTGGTGTACTGCGGGGAATTCCGCCCAGGGGGTGCTCCTGGGACGGGCGTGCACACGGATAGCGGTTGGGTCACCTGCAGTCGGTGCAAGTGGATGATTTGAAAGTGTTTTGTGTTGTATCAACCACCCCGGCCGCACCTCGGGAATGGGCTGCCAGGGCGGCGATTGCTGGGTAAGATGAAACGGCAGCCCAGGTCAGTCTGTCCTTGGAATGCACCCGGGCCTGCACACCACCCCCCTCTCGCCGACCCAAGCAAAGGAGTGATGATGTTTCCTGAGTTTCGCGAACAGATTGCGGACATGCGCGCCAACGACCGCCATTTCAGCCGCCTCTTCGAACAGCACAATGCGCTGGACCATGAGATCAAGAACCTGGAAGACCGGCGTACGCCCAGTCTGCACACCCAGATTGAAAAGCTCAAAAAAGAAAAGCTGCTGATCAAGGAAAGGCTCTACACCATGCTCAAGGGCTGTGCCAACGGCACTGCACCTGCGTGAGGTGGTGCAGTGCCTGTAGCGCTGGCGCTGCGTGTCCCCTGCCCACCTGTGCACCGCGGTGCACAGGTGGGCAGGGGACACGGCCTTGCTGCGGCGCTGCCCTTGCCCGGTAGCCAGGGCTGGAGGCCAGTCTCCCTCCCGTGTGGGAGGCCGCATCTGCCCCAGGGCTGGCGCAAACGGGTCAACGCCCCATGAAAAAAGGCAGCTTTCGCAAGAAAGACTGCCTTTGTGTTATCTGCTTCCCGGTTCCTGGCCGGTGAAGGGGCGCGGTCAGCGGCCGCGTGGAGCGGTTTCCATGTTGGCAGCCTCCACCTTGCCCGCGTCGGCAGCCGTCTGTGGGTGACCTTGGGGTACGGCATCGCGGCGGCGCAGTGCCCAGCGCTCGATGGTGTAGAACGACAGGGCGGCCAGGGCCGTGGAGATGACAAAACCCAGCAGCACGGTGACCGGCCAGGCGAATTCCGCACGCAGCCAGCGCACCACCGGGTAGTGCCACAGGTAGATGCCGTAGGACAGCTTGCCGATGTAGACCAGCCAGGGCGCGGACAGCATCTCATAGACCAGTCCCTGGCCGGGCAGCACGGCCACCAGCACCACCAGAGCGGCCATTTCCACCACCGTCAGTCCCCATACCATGGGGCCCATATCGCCCCATTCCATGGCCATCAGCAGCGGCACGGCCAGCGGAATCCACATCAGGCGCGGCAAGTGCTGCTGCAGGCGATCCAGCAGCGGGTGGCGGTCCAGCACCAGGGCCGCCAGCAAGCTGCCCAGCAGCAGACCGGTGGTGCGGGTGTCAAAGCGGAAGAACACCGCATAGAACTCCTGACCCAGCAGCACCCACAGCACGCGCCAGGCCCAGCCCAGCACGAACAGGGCCGCAATCGCACGCCACAGCGTGCCCGGGCTGCTGCGGCGGGCCAGCCACAGCAGGGCGATGGGCCAGACCAGATAGAAATGTTCTTCCACCGACAGCGACCACATGTGCAGCAGCGTGTCCGGGCTGTCGAAGAAGGCAATGCCGTAATCGGCCAGGTACAGCAGCGACACCAGGGCATCGCTGTACACATCCTCCAGATCGGGCCAGACCAGGGGGGCCAGCAGCGCGTAGGCGGCCAGAAACACCGCCAGCGGGGGCATCAGACGGTAAAAGCGCCGGCGGTAGAACTCCCAGAAGTCGATGCGGCCCGTGGCCTGTATTTCCTTGAGCAGCAGCGAGGTGATCAGATAGCCGCTGAGCACGAAGAACAGGTCCACGCCAAAGAATGCGCCGTCAAACATGGGCGCATGGGCGTGGGACAGGATGACCAGCAGGATGGCGACCGCACGCAGTCCATCCAGTGCGGGGTTGTAGGCCAGCTTCAAGGGGTTCTGGGGCAAAACGCGGCACCTCCTCGGATCGGGCTCCGGGCCCGGTGTGCAAACAGACAAAGTGCAATCCTGCGCAATGCGTGCCATGGACTGCAGCGTGGCGCCAGGGACGCGGCGCCTCAAACAAGGTGTGGGGGTCCTGGTGCAGCATGTTCCGTACCCAGGGGCAGACAATCTGGACCTGTCCGTCTTCCCGCGCAGCGGCAGCGGATGGACATCCCACAGCGAAAGCGGGGCCTGGGCGGAGCGCGCCAGGAGGCTTTCACGGCATGCAGACTGAGTGCATGCGCAGCCCTGAAGTTCCGCTGTCCGGTATCCGGCACAGCCCGCAGGGGTGGGCGCATTCTAGCGGCAGCTCCCGGGCAATGTCGCTGGACTGTACGCAATGTGACAAACGAGACATTCCCGCAAGATGTGCTTGCAAGTGGCTGTGCCGCAAGAGATCGCTCGGCCGCCTGGGCCCTGCTGGGGTCCCAGACCCGGGCCCTGCGTTGGCACCCCGGGGGATGGCCTGCGTCCGGCGTTGGCGCAGGCATGGACCTGCCGTTCCAAAGGTTCGTGCCATCGAACCCAGGAACAAGCGCGCTGTCAGTGTGCCAGCGGCAGCTGCAGCTGTTCCAGCGGCGTGTCGTCGGGTTGGGCCAGCATGCGCTTGAGTGTCTCGCCCATGGGAAGGTTCAGGTTCACGTTCTTGGGCGGGATCGGCTGGGTGAACCATTTGGCGTAGAGCTGGTGGATCTCACCGTTCTTCATCATCTGGCGCAAGGCGGCATCCACGGCTTTTTTTACTTCCGGGTCGCGCCGGGTGAACTGGATGGCAATCGGCTCGGCGCCAATCACCTCGCCCACAATCTTCCAGCCCTGGGGGTTCTTGGACTGGGCGATCACGCCCGCCAGCAGGTTGTCGTCCAGCACAAAGGCATCGACGCGGCCGGCTTCGAGTTGCAGCATGCTTTCAAAATGGTCCTTGCCCATGCGGGTGTCGAACTGGATGCTGTGGGCATCGGCGTACTTGCGCAGAATCTGCACGGCCGTGGTGCCGGTGGTGGCAACCACTTTCTTGCCATTCAACTGCTGAAAGCTGGTGATGGGCGAATGGGCCGGCACGGCCATGCGGACCTCGCTCACATAGGTGGTCAGACCGAAGGCCACCTGCTCCTGGCGGCGCAGGGTATTGGTCATGCTGGCGCAGTTGAAGTCGGCCGTGCCGTTGTCGATCAACGGCATGGTGTTCTGGGCCGTCAGCACCATGTACTTCAGCCGGGCCTTGGGCGCGATGGCATGGATCACCTTCTGGCACAGCTCCAGGTGGTAGCCGGTGAAGGTTTCGTTGGCGTCCAGCGTATAGACCATGGGAGAGGCGCTTTCGCGCACGCCCACCACCACGGTGCCGCCGTCGCGCCATTTCTGCAGGGTGGCCGACGGGGCGGCATGGACAGACAAGGCACTGGCCGACAGGGCCAGCAGGGCGACAGACCCGGCAAACACAGAACGCATGGCAAAAAAAGGAGGCGCTACCGCGGCAGCGCCTCTCAAAGGAAGTTGGGGGGAGGGCGCCTATTCTTCCAGATGCTTCATGCCTTGCAGTGGAATGCTTATGCCCCCGGCAGCGCCGTCGCTTCGGGTGTGCCTGCCGACGCTGCCGGGAAATCACACATCTATGGATGGCAGGCGCCGCAGCGGCGTGCGCGGCCCGCGGATGCCCAGGCAGCCGTGGCTCTTCAGCCGGGCTGCCGTGCCACGGACTGCTGCAGCTGCCGGTGCGCCGGGCTGTGCAGATCGGCCGGCAACTGGTGTTTGGCCTGCAGGTAGTGGTGGGTGTAGACCTCCAGATACGCCTCCAGTGCCTGGCCGGCGCGCTGGTCGTACGGGTGACCGCTCAGCTCCAGGCACAGGGCCGCCACTTCGCTGGTGCAGAAATGGTCGTCGCGTTGGGAGCGGCGCAGGCGGTAGCGGCTGATCTGCTCGGGCTGCAGCCCCAGCACCGGAAAGCGATCCAGATAGGGGCTTTTGCGGAACATCTTGCGCGCTTCGGGCCAGGTGGCGTCCAGCAGGATGAACAGCGGCCTTCTGGCTGCAGCCGCACTGGCGGCTTCGCCGGTGTGGCCGGAAGGAGCCGATGGAGCGGGGGGCAGTGCCTGCACGGCGCGTTCGGGCGGTTGCACATATTCGCTGGGGAAGACCACATAGGGCTGCCACTGCGGGTCGGCCAGCAGGGCCTCCAGGGCCGGATCGATGGCGGTGCGCGCCCAGCCAAAGGCCCAGGTGGACTGCACCACATCGGCGATCAGCCAACCGGTGTTGCTGGGCTTGAGCGGCTCGGCGTCGTGCATCAGCAGACAAAAGCCGGCATGCGTGGGCAGATCGGGGCGCAGCGCACAGATGCAGTGGCTGGGCCGCAGGCGGCAGCCCTCGCAGCGTTCGCCCTTGGGGCCGCCCCGAGCCAGAAACGGTCGGGTGCTGCGCGCCAGTCGGGCGTCGCGCAGGCGGGCGACCGCATGGGGGGCTACCAGCGGCGGCGTGGTGGCGGAGGGACTGGCGTGCGGGGACGCCATGCAAGAGGACGGGTCAGAGGAAAACGGCACGCTCGCGATTGTCCGCGCAAAGCGGGCCGCACCGGCGCGCATGGGCATGGGGCAGTGCAGAGGCCACCACCGCGGGGGTGGGGGGCGTGCATGCCTGGGAAAGAAAGGAATGGAGCGTTCAGCCGCCCAGGCATTCCAGCTCGAACAGCGGCAGTTCGGCCTGGCGGCTCAGCCACACGCCGCCGCCCAGTTCCTTGCAAAAAGGCTGCAGGCCACGGCGGTACAGTTCGGCGCGGTGGCGGTACAGGCGGGGGTCGGTCAGCTCTTCGTCGATGATGTCGCGCTCATAGTCTTCGCGCGCCACGGCCTCGATGTACAGGCCCCCGCGGGTGAGACGGCCTAGATTGGCCAGGGCCTTCTTGAGGTCGGCTGGGTTCAGATAGGGCAGCACGCCCTGGCAGATCACCAGATCAAATGGCTGGCCGTCGGCCGGCTGCCAGTCCACCACCGAGCCCTGGGCCCAGCCATAGCGTTCGCACAGATAGCGGCTGAACTCCACGCCCTGGTAGCTGGCGCCAGGGAAATGCTGCTGCACCGCATCCCGCCACAGGCCGATGCCGCAGCCCACATCCAGCACGCGGTGCACGGGGACGCGCAGATACGCCAAGTACGAGCAGACAAACGTCCCCAGCCGCCGCGCGTGCTCGGGGTCGATCACGCTGGTTTTCTTGTCGAAGTAAAAGCGCTGGTAGTACGCCTCGTCAAACCACTCGCCGCTTGCTGATTGCACGCAGTCTCCTTTGCTGAAGCGCCCATGCGCTGTGGCGGCCGAGTATGGCCCAGGCCGTCACCATGCGTGGGGCGCTGCGGTATTGCGTACGGCACTGTCTGTGCAGGCTGCCGGGACGAGGGCGGAAGGCATGCACGGCCCCGGGATGGGGCAGACGGACGGGCGGCCGACCGGGATGCACGGGTTTGCCCGGAAATGGGGCAGGGAGCGGGTCAGGCCGGCCTGCGCAGACCGCAGGGTTCTGTCACAAAGAGCCGCTTGTACGCAGGTTTTGTGCATATTTGAAAAACAGTCTGCACGATTATATAGACTACCATAAAACCATTATTTATTCAATCTGATAAATACCTATGCGCATTTTCTGTGATGGAGAATGAAGCAGGTAATTTGTTCAGCAAAATCAGCCACCTGTCTGCACTGGGTGCTATTTGATTTATTGAAATCTGAATAATTTGAATATTCCCTGCAAGGCCTCGCCATTCAAAACTCCAAGGGATATTCAATATGTTTTCTCGTCGCCAATTCCTGGCCGCTGCTGCATTGCCAGCCGCCTTGCCGCTGGCACCCACGGCCTGGGCACAGTCCAATGTGGTGCGTCTGGTGGTGGGCTTTGCCGCCGGTGGTGCGGCCGATTTTGTGGCCCGCCAGCTGGCGCAGAATCTGCAGGCCGAACTGGGCGCCACCGTGGTGGTGGACAACCGTCCTGGTGCCGGCGGGCGCATTGCGGTGGATATGGCCAGGAACGCCAAGGCCGATGGCCTGACCCTGCTGGTCACACCCGGCTCCATCCTCACCATCTACCCCCATGTCTACGACAGGCTCAGCTACCAGCCGCTGCGCGACCTGGTGCCGGTGGCCAACCTCTGCGCCGTGCCCTACAGCGTGAACATCGGCCCCGGGGTGCCAGCTTCGGTCACCACGCTCAAGGAATTTGGCCAGTGGCTCAAGGCCCACCCGCAGCAGGCCAGCTACGGATCGCCCGGCGCCGGTACCACGCCGCACTTTCTGGGCGCCATGTTTGCCGCCAGCGCAGGCGTGGACTATCTGCATGTGCCCTACAAGGGCGGTTCGCTGGCGCTGCAGGACGTCATGGGCGGCCAGCTGACATCCAGCTTCAATGTGGTCAGCGAGGCCGTACCCCATGCCGCCAGCCCCAAGCTGCGCGTGCTGGCGGTCTCCAGCCCGCAGCGCATTGCCCAGTTGCCCAAGGTGCCGACATTTGCCGAACTGGGCATGAAGGAGCTGACCAGCCAGGAATGGATCGGTCTGCTGGCCCCCAAGGGCACCAAGCCCGAGGTGGCGGCCCGCCTGCACGATGCCGCCAACCGCGCCTTTGCCCAGCCGGCCGTGCAGAAGGCCCTGGCCGAAATGGCGTTTGGCGTGACCACCAGCACCCAGGCCGAATTTGCCCAGTTGCTCAAAGGGGACCTCGACAAATGGGGCCCCGTGGTGCGCAGCACGGGTTTCAAGGCCGAGGCCTGAGACGCTGGCGCGCAGCAGCGGAGCGCCTGCATAGACAGAAAATCAGGTATGACTTGCATGAAATATGCAACATGGTTATAATTCGTTCCGTTGTTTGCGCAAACAATGCTGATCTCACGCCAGCACGTCGGGCACCCGACGAGAAAAATACAAGTGACAGCTGCAGAGACGTTCTGCCGTAAAACGGTGATCGCGTAAGAGTCATCGTCCAATACTGAAAGCCCGTACCGGTTCGCCGCTGCGGGCTTTTTCACGTCTGATGCCCTGATTTCGATAGCAGCCTGCGCTGGTCCCGCCAACAAGAACAGACCAAAAGAGCGGCAGTCCTGCTTGGTGCCGGCTGCGGAAGAGGGCCGAGGGGGCGGCGTAAAGTGGTGTGAATTGCGTTGCCTGTGGTGCGAAGGGCCTTGAAATCTTTGTTTTAAAGATATATCTTAGATGCATCTTGACCGAGGAATTCACCATGCATCCCCATCCCCACCACGCTTTCCACAGCCCGCGCGGCATGCACCATGACGGCGGCGAAGGCGGCCGAGGACACGGCCGCGAACATGGCCATGGCGGCCCGCAGCATGGCCCGGGCGCGGAACGCCACCGCCGCGAGCGCATGTTCGAGGCCGGCGGTCTCAAGCTCATCGCCCTGCACCTGATCGCCCAGCAACCCAGCCACGGCTATGACGTGATCCGCGCCATTGGCGAGCTGGTCGGTGGCGACTACCAGCCCAGCCCCGGCACCATCTACCCCACCCTGAGCTATCTGGTCGACATGGGCCATGCGACCGCCACCGAAGTGGAAGGCGGCCGCAAGCGCTACGCCGTCACGCCCGAAGGCCAGGCCGCGCTGCAGGAGCAGGATGGCGCGCTGCAGCAGCTGCTGGCCCGTCTGGCCCACGGCAAGGACCGCGAAGCCCGCCAGCGCCCGGCCGGCCTGGTGCGTGCCATGGAAAACTTCAAGACGGCGCTGCGCCTGAAGACCCACGGCCAGCCCGGCGTGCCAGCGGCGCCGTTGACCGACGCCCAGGTAACGGCCATCGCAGCGATCCTGGACGAAGCCGCGTTGAAAATTGAAAAAGCCTGAAAGCCCGGGCAGGTCGCCGCCCGGTCCGGACGCCGTCCGGCTGTGCGTTCCTGCCACCGCAAGGGCTGTGGCCTATTGCCGCTCCGCCCAGGGCTCGTTCGGCAGGCAGGTTGCGACATAGTCGATGAACGCCTGCACCCGCGCTGGGCGGATGCGTCCCGGTGGCGTGAGGATGTGCAGCGCGATCGGGTCGGCCTGCCAGTCTTCCATCGCCACCTGCAACTGGCCTGACTGCAGCAGCGGCCAGACCAGGAATGCCGGTTGCAGTGCCAGTCCCATGCCTGCCAGCAGGGCGGGGGTCAGCGCCTCGGCATTGTTGGCGTGCAACTGGGCATGCACGACCTGGGTGAATTCGCCCTGCTGCGCATGGCGGAAGTGCCAGGGCGCACCATGGGGCGTGTGGCCGTAGTGCAGGGCGCGGTGTTGCCGCAGGTCGCTGGGATGCCGGGGGTGGCCATGGCGCTGAAAGTACGCCGGCGCACCGACCAGCAGCAGCCGCACCCGGCACAGCCGGCGGGCCAGCAGGCTGGAATCTTCCAGGTTGGCAATGCGCAGTGCCAGGTCAAAGCGTTCGGCAATCAGGTCCACCTGGGCATCGCTGAACTGGACCTGCAGATCCACGTCCGGATGCTGCAGCATGAAGCCCGGCAGCAGAGGGGCCAGCCGCGAGATGCCGAACGTCATGGGCGCCGCCACGCGCACCTGCCCGCGCAGGCTGGTGGCATGGTCCATGACTTCGGTTTCCACCGATTCACCTTCCTGCAGGATGCGGGTGGCGCGCTCCAGTGCGGCCTGGCCGGCATCGGTCAGCGCCACACGCCGCGAGGTGCGGTGCAGCAGCATGGTCTTGAGGCGGCTCTCCAGCCGGGAGATCGCTTTGGACACCGTGGCCTGCGACAGCGACAGCTCTTGCGCCGTGCGCGCGAATGAACCCGTTTCAGCCACCTTGGCAAAGATGGCCCAGGCTTCCAGATCCGGCAGTTTTTTCATGGGGTGGTAAGTCGCTGTAGGCCGACGCACTGTAAGACTGCAGGCCTCTGGATAGGGTATCGAAAAGTGAAAGCCAGATATTCGATAGCTGTCATCTCACTGCACATGCCGGGCAACTAGACTTTGCTCCACCATCGCGTCAGCAAAGGATGACACATGATTGAGCGTCGATCGTTGGACAGCCTGGGCGGGGCCAACCATGGCTGGTTGGATGCCAAGCACCATTTCTCGTTTGCCGACTACCATGACCCCAAGCGCATGCACTGGGGCAGTCTGCGGGTCTGGAATGACGATGCCATCCAGCCTGGCAGCGGCTTTCCCCCGCATTCGCACGGGGACATGGAAATCATCACCTATGTGCGCCAAGGTGCCATCACGCACGAAGACAACCTGGGCAACAAAGGACGCACGCCGGCGGGGGATGTGCAGGTCATGAGTGCCGGCAGCGGCATCACCCACGCCGAGTACAACCTGGAGCCGGGTGTCACCCGCATCTTCCAGATCTGGGTCATTCCCGACCGCCGGGGCGAGAAGCCGAGCTGGGGTAGCCAGGCCTTCCCCAAGGGCGACCGTGCGGGGGCATTTGTCACGCTGGCCAGCGGCATGGCGGGCGACCACGATGTGCTGCCACTGCGCACCGACGCACGTGTGCTGGGCGCCACCATCCCAGCCGGGGACAGCGTGGAATACCACTTTGCCCATGCCGACCGCTATGGCTATCTGGTACTGGCCACGGGGGCTGCCTCCGTCAACGGCGTGGACTTGCGCCAGCAGGATGGCGCGGCCATCCACGACGAAACCCGCATCCGGATCACTGCCAGCGAAGACACCGAAGTC comes from the Comamonas terrigena NBRC 13299 genome and includes:
- a CDS encoding lipocalin-like domain-containing protein is translated as MSVRPPLAPTAPSLPRRHALRTLGALGLLGGTGTLLPLSSAWALPPRTLAFPRDFGSHPDLGTEWWYITGHVQAGGRPWGFQLTFFRSRVDAAQGLRSAFAAQQLLFAHVALCDVQGQVLLHDQRMARAGFGLAEAALDDTSVHIQDWRLARQPVPGQSAAQASRYSAKLQAADFALELELATTQPVLLQGRGGLSRKGPLPEQASYYYSQPQLAVSGHITVRGQKLAIDPVPANATTALHNRAWLDHECSTALMHPEAEGWDWIGMNLADGSALTAFHLRRHDGSALWGGGSLRAPGASPQVFADQEVQFTPLAWWTSPASQARYPVRWRVDTPGRRYVVRAQVAAQELDSRATTGAVYWEGLSDLLQLPPGGDALDDQLPLVGRGYLEMTGYASRLRM
- a CDS encoding PLP-dependent cysteine synthase family protein codes for the protein MQAALPIPTSWLHDAIARIEADYQRSADTHLIPLNLPGFARCGIDLYLKDESTHPTGSLKHRLARSLFLYALCNGWIREGATIVEASSGSTAVSEAYFARLLDLPFVAVMPRSTSAEKVAQIEFHGGRCHFVDSAAEVYDAARTIAHDTGGHYMDQFTYAERATDWRGNNNIAQSMFSQMQRERHPVPRWIVVGAGTGGTSATIGRWVRYQSLSTQVCVADPEGSVFSAYHRTGDATLTACGSRIEGIGRPRVEPSFIPSLVDRMEEVDNLASIAAMQLLGQLLGRRVGPSTGTNLVAMLRLACDMRDRGEQGSILSLLCDAGERYLCTYHDAQWVQQQLGDVAPALARLQQLLDRQGQVQRWV
- a CDS encoding DUF924 family protein, with the protein product MAFTLHVGNPPLDPRLAQVLEYWLGAEQPTDATALARKQLWFSKDEAVDEEIRHRFGAVMQEALSGRLNGDAATPLGRLAVIIVLDQFMRNAHRGTPKSFAGDPLALQLALEGIAQGHDTDDRIPPVARIFFYLPLEHAEDLAMQQHSVVAFEQLAQEAGPATRDFFAVTADYAHRHRDVIERFGRFPHRNPILGRASTAEEKVYLAQPGAGF
- a CDS encoding YdcH family protein, giving the protein MFPEFREQIADMRANDRHFSRLFEQHNALDHEIKNLEDRRTPSLHTQIEKLKKEKLLIKERLYTMLKGCANGTAPA
- a CDS encoding acyltransferase family protein, which translates into the protein MPQNPLKLAYNPALDGLRAVAILLVILSHAHAPMFDGAFFGVDLFFVLSGYLITSLLLKEIQATGRIDFWEFYRRRFYRLMPPLAVFLAAYALLAPLVWPDLEDVYSDALVSLLYLADYGIAFFDSPDTLLHMWSLSVEEHFYLVWPIALLWLARRSSPGTLWRAIAALFVLGWAWRVLWVLLGQEFYAVFFRFDTRTTGLLLGSLLAALVLDRHPLLDRLQQHLPRLMWIPLAVPLLMAMEWGDMGPMVWGLTVVEMAALVVLVAVLPGQGLVYEMLSAPWLVYIGKLSYGIYLWHYPVVRWLRAEFAWPVTVLLGFVISTALAALSFYTIERWALRRRDAVPQGHPQTAADAGKVEAANMETAPRGR
- a CDS encoding transporter substrate-binding domain-containing protein gives rise to the protein MRSVFAGSVALLALSASALSVHAAPSATLQKWRDGGTVVVGVRESASPMVYTLDANETFTGYHLELCQKVIHAIAPKARLKYMVLTAQNTMPLIDNGTADFNCASMTNTLRRQEQVAFGLTTYVSEVRMAVPAHSPITSFQQLNGKKVVATTGTTAVQILRKYADAHSIQFDTRMGKDHFESMLQLEAGRVDAFVLDDNLLAGVIAQSKNPQGWKIVGEVIGAEPIAIQFTRRDPEVKKAVDAALRQMMKNGEIHQLYAKWFTQPIPPKNVNLNLPMGETLKRMLAQPDDTPLEQLQLPLAH
- a CDS encoding tRNA-uridine aminocarboxypropyltransferase is translated as MASPHASPSATTPPLVAPHAVARLRDARLARSTRPFLARGGPKGERCEGCRLRPSHCICALRPDLPTHAGFCLLMHDAEPLKPSNTGWLIADVVQSTWAFGWARTAIDPALEALLADPQWQPYVVFPSEYVQPPERAVQALPPAPSAPSGHTGEAASAAAARRPLFILLDATWPEARKMFRKSPYLDRFPVLGLQPEQISRYRLRRSQRDDHFCTSEVAALCLELSGHPYDQRAGQALEAYLEVYTHHYLQAKHQLPADLHSPAHRQLQQSVARQPG
- a CDS encoding class I SAM-dependent methyltransferase, translated to MQSASGEWFDEAYYQRFYFDKKTSVIDPEHARRLGTFVCSYLAYLRVPVHRVLDVGCGIGLWRDAVQQHFPGASYQGVEFSRYLCERYGWAQGSVVDWQPADGQPFDLVICQGVLPYLNPADLKKALANLGRLTRGGLYIEAVAREDYERDIIDEELTDPRLYRHRAELYRRGLQPFCKELGGGVWLSRQAELPLFELECLGG
- a CDS encoding Bug family tripartite tricarboxylate transporter substrate binding protein, whose product is MFSRRQFLAAAALPAALPLAPTAWAQSNVVRLVVGFAAGGAADFVARQLAQNLQAELGATVVVDNRPGAGGRIAVDMARNAKADGLTLLVTPGSILTIYPHVYDRLSYQPLRDLVPVANLCAVPYSVNIGPGVPASVTTLKEFGQWLKAHPQQASYGSPGAGTTPHFLGAMFAASAGVDYLHVPYKGGSLALQDVMGGQLTSSFNVVSEAVPHAASPKLRVLAVSSPQRIAQLPKVPTFAELGMKELTSQEWIGLLAPKGTKPEVAARLHDAANRAFAQPAVQKALAEMAFGVTTSTQAEFAQLLKGDLDKWGPVVRSTGFKAEA
- a CDS encoding PadR family transcriptional regulator, producing the protein MHPHPHHAFHSPRGMHHDGGEGGRGHGREHGHGGPQHGPGAERHRRERMFEAGGLKLIALHLIAQQPSHGYDVIRAIGELVGGDYQPSPGTIYPTLSYLVDMGHATATEVEGGRKRYAVTPEGQAALQEQDGALQQLLARLAHGKDREARQRPAGLVRAMENFKTALRLKTHGQPGVPAAPLTDAQVTAIAAILDEAALKIEKA